A DNA window from Arachis hypogaea cultivar Tifrunner chromosome 18, arahy.Tifrunner.gnm2.J5K5, whole genome shotgun sequence contains the following coding sequences:
- the LOC140181265 gene encoding uncharacterized protein: MSDAQEFVKRTTPQSSIGKTPFRLTYGVDVMIPVEVGEPSSQLLFGGVEEAVEKDLIDETREMDHLSEIALKQRVTVRYNAKVLKRNFEENDLVLRRNDVGLPTPGEGKLAANWEGPYKIKEVLGNGAYKLERLDGREVSRTWNTANLKKFYS; encoded by the exons ATGTCAGATGCCCAAGAGTTCGTAAAGAG GACGACACCACAGTCCTCCATCGGAAAAACACCTTTTCGGCTTACCTATGGAGTTGATGTGATGATCCCCGTGGAAGTAGGAGAACCGAGCTCGCAGCTGCTTTTTGGGGGAGTTGAGGAAGCAGTAGAGAAGGACCTGATTGATGAAACTAGAGAGATGGATCATTTATCAGAAATCGCATTGAAACAGAGAGTGACTGTAAGGTACAATGCCAAGGTGCTAAAGAGGAATTTTGAAGAAAACGACCTGGTCTTACGACGCAATGATGTGGGACTACCGACCCCGGGAGAAGGAAAACTAGCGGCCAATTGGGAAGGCCCATACAAAATAAAAGAGGTACTTGGCAACGGAGCTTACAAGCTTGAACGACTAGACGGAAGAGAGGTGTCCAGAACATGGAATACGGCGAACCTGAAGAAATTCTACTCATAG
- the LOC112772081 gene encoding organic cation/carnitine transporter 4: MPTTPFSDSDELRMPLVAVAAKEAETEKLCIDEMLRKYCGEFGKWQLRHFIFTSLAWALEAFHTMVMIFADREPEWRCTATTSAACGVVGSTCEIRPDDWEWIGGRGGATVSEWGLVCGDKFKVGLVQSLFFAGCMIGAGIFGHLSDSFLGRKGSLMVVCALNAIFGCLTAFSPNYWIYVIFRLLTGFSTGGVGLCAFVLATEPIGPTKRGIAGMSTFYFFSIGIAILSAVAYIFQTWRALYIASSIPSILFVFLVIPFLSESPRWYLVRGRVTEAMKIMSNIASTNGKHLPSGVLLALDEETEVQAEAKTEALTLTYKNNNNKSLENKDAVGGSIVDVLRSPVTRIRLILMVAINFFCSVVYYGLSLNVVNLDTNLYMNVALNAVAEMPAFGITAILLDKFGRKPLAIGTMWFSGLFCLLGSLMGNVGVWKLIRMVCGILGIFGMAGTYNLLFIYTAELFPTVVRNAALGCATQAVQMGAILSPVVVVLGGWLPFAVFAVCGIVGGMFAFYLPETLNQPLYDTFSGLEAGLV; this comes from the exons ATGCCAACGACACCGTTCTCGGACTCCGACGAGCTCCGTATGCCGCTGGTGGCGGTGGCAGCAAAGGAGGCGGAGACGGAGAAGCTTTGCATCGACGAGATGCTTCGAAAGTATTGCGGCGAGTTCGGAAAGTGGCAGTTGAGACACTTCATCTTCACAAGCCTCGCGTGGGCGCTGGAGGCCTTCCACACCATGGTCATGATCTTCGCCGACCGTGAGCCGGAGTGGCGATGTACCGCCACCACCTCCGCTGCCTGCGGAGTGGTTGGGAGCACCTGCGAAATCCGGCCGGATGACTGGGAGTGGATTGGTGGACGCGGCGGCGCCACCGTGTCAGAGTGGGGACTTGTTTGCGGCGACAAATTTAAAGTTGGGCTCGTCCAGTCCTTATTCTTTGCCGGATGTATGATTG GTGCTGGAATATTTGGTCACCTCTCAGATTCTTTTCTTGGAAGAAAAGGTTCACTGATGGTTGTTTGTGCCTTAAATGCCATTTTTGGTTGTCTCACAGCATTCTCGCCAAATTATTGGATCTACGTCATTTTCCGCCTCCTCACCGGCTTCAGCACCGGCGGTGTTGGCCTATGCGCATTTGTCCTTGCCACCGAGCCAATTGGCCCAACAAAACGTGGTATCGCCGGAATGTCCACTTTCTACTTTTTCTCCATCGGCATTGCAATCCTCTCCGCCGTTGCCTACATCTTCCAAACATGGCGTGCGCTTTACATTGCGTCCTCCATCCCCTCCATTCTCTTCGTCTTCCTCGTCATCCCTTTTCTCTCAGAGTCTCCAAGATGGTACCTCGTTCGTGGAAGAGTAACCGAAGCCATGAAGATCATGTCCAATATTGCTTCTACcaatggaaagcacctccctagTGGTGTTCTTCTTGCACTTGACGAAGAAACCGAAGTACAAGCAGAAGCAAAAACGGAAGCACTAACCTTGACCtataagaacaacaacaacaagtcTTTGGAAAACAAAGATGCAGTTGGTGGTTCTATTGTTGACGTCCTTCGCTCTCCAGTCACTAGAATAAGGTTGATTCTAATGGTGGCAATCAACTTCTTTTGCTCTGTTGTGTACTATGGTCTGAGCTTGAACGTGGTAAATCTTGATACCAACCTTTACATGAACGTGGCGTTGAATGCAGTGGCAGAGATGCCGGCGTTTGGGATAACGGCGATTTTGTTGGACAAGTTTGGGAGGAAGCCGTTGGCAATAGGGACAATGTGGTTCAGCGGTTTGTTTTGTTTGTTAGGTAGTTTAATGGGTAATGTTGGAGTGTGGAAGTTAATTAGAATGGTGTGTGGTATTTTGGGGATATTTGGGATGGCCGGAActtataatttattgtttatttacaCGGCGGAGTTGTTCCCTACGGTGGTCAGGAACGCAGCACTTGGGTGCGCCACGCAGGCGGTGCAAATGGGGGCAATATTGTCGCCGGTGGTGGTGGTTTTGGGCGGTTGGCTGCCGTTCGCGGTGTTTGCTGTGTGTGGAATAGTGGGTGGCATGTTTGCATTTTATTTGCCGGAAACTTTGAATCAGCCCTTATATGATACATTCTCTGGATTGGAAGCTGGGCTTGTTTGA